A section of the Carassius carassius chromosome 17, fCarCar2.1, whole genome shotgun sequence genome encodes:
- the LOC132160447 gene encoding small ribosomal subunit protein eS10-like codes for MRLYKDLRTITGSTAEDALSGSGLSASVKMLMPKKNRVAIYELLFKEGVMVAKKDVHLAKHPELADKNVPNLHVMKAMQSLKSCGYVKEQFAWRHFYWYLTNEGIQYLRDFLHLPPEIVPATLRRQTRPETARPRPKGLEGERPARLARGEGDRDAYRRSAAPPGADKKAEAGAGAATEFQFRGGFGRGRGQQPQ; via the exons ATGAGATTGTATAAAGATCTTCGAACTATTACCGGAAGTACAGCTGAGGACGCTCTTTCCGGCTCCGGTCTCTCAGCAAGCGTTAAG atgttgatgCCCAAGAAGAATCGTGTTGCTATCTATGAGCTCCTCTTCAAAGAGGGCGTCATGGTGGCCAAAAAAGACGTGCATCTCGCGAAACATCCAGAGCTCGCTGACAAAAACGTACCCAACCTTCACGTGATGAAGGCCATGCAG TCTCTGAAGTCATGCGGGTACGTCAAAGAGCAGTTTGCTTGGCGCCATTTCTACTGGTACCTGACCAATGAGGGCATCCAGTACCTGCGGGACTTCCTCCACCTGCCCCCAGAGATCGTTCCCGCCACCCTCCGCCGCCAGACACGCCCAGAGACCGCCAGACCTCGCCCCAAGG GTCTTGAGGGAGAGAGACCGGCTCGTCTGGCCCGTGGCGAGGGAGACAGAGATGCTTACAGACGTTCTGCAGCTCCGC CTGGTGCAGACAAGAAGGCCGAGGCTGGTGCAGGTGCTGCCACAGAATTCCAGTTT AGAGGTGGTTTTGGCCGTGGCCGAGGACAACAGCCACAATAA
- the nudt3b gene encoding diphosphoinositol polyphosphate phosphohydrolase 1, with protein sequence MMKLKSNQTRTYDGDGFKKRAACLCFRSDAEQEVLLVSSSRYPDKWIVPGGGMEPEEEPSVAAAREVCEEAGVKGTLGRLVGIFENRDRKHRTYVYVLIVTEVLEDWEDSVNIGRKREWFKIEDAIEVLQCHKPVQASYFAALKEGCLNSNGTPLVATIGGDLSPTYSINQSSVSDIR encoded by the exons ATGATGAAGCTGAAGTCGAACCAAACGCGCACCTATGATGGAGACGGGTTCAAGAAGCGGGCCGCCTGCCTGTGTTTCAGGAGCGACGCCGAGCAGGAG GTGTTACTGGTGAGCAGCAGCAGATATCCAGACAAATGGATCGTACCTGGAGGAGGAATGGAGCCCGAGGAAGAGCCCAGCGTCGCTGCCGCCCGAGAAGTCTGTGAAGAG GCTGGTGTCAAGGGCACTTTAGGAAGACTAGTAGGAATATTTGAG aatCGAGATAGGAAACACAGAACGTACGTCTACGTTCTCATCGTAACTGAAGTTCTGGAAGATTGGGAGGATTCAGTAAACATTG GGAGGAAAAGGGAATGGTTCAAAATCGAAGATGCCATAGAAGTGTTGCAGTGTCACAAACCAGTACAGGCCAGTTACTTCGCGGCTCTTAAAGAAGGCTGTCTGAACAGTAACGGGACGCCCCTGGTGGCCACAATAGGAGGAGACCTGTCTCCCACCTACAGCATTAATCAGAGCTCCGTCTCTGATATCAGATAA
- the hmga1b gene encoding high mobility group AT-hook 1b, whose amino-acid sequence MSDSEKQTVSFKDKDGAEKRGRGRPRKHPKELSGSPTAKRPRGRPKGSKNKGPSKRKSSASASKPKGKPKKEEKEKPQDSSEDAEEDDEEEQ is encoded by the exons ATGAGTGATTCAGAGAAACAAACAGTCTCCTTTAAAGACAAGGATGGAGCTGAGAAAAGGGGacgaggaagaccaaggaaacaTCCAAAG GAATTGAGTGGGTCGCCTACTGCGAAAAGACCAAGAGGACGGCCAAAAGGCAGCAAAAACAAAGGCCCATCCAAGAGG AAATCATCGGCTTCTGCCAGCAAACCTAAGGGGAAACCGAAGAAAGAg GAAAAGGAAAAACCACAGGACTCATCTGAGGACGCTGAGGAAGATGACGAGGAGGAGCAGTAA
- the LOC132160449 gene encoding tumor suppressor candidate 2-like — MGGSGSKTKGVWPFSNSGAGGEAPGEVNEQCLARLRGSKNATPFVFTRRSSLYFDEDGDLAHEFYEETVVTKNGRKKAKLKRIQKNLIPQGIIKLDHPRIRVDFPVILCEI, encoded by the exons ATGGGAGGCAGCGGATCCAAAACCAAAGGAGTCTGGCCTTTTAGCAACTCAGGAGCTGGAGGAGAAGCTCCCGGTGAGGTCAATGAACAGTGTTTAGCACGTCTACGAGGCTCCAAGAACGCAACACCATTTGTCTTTACAAGGAGAAG CTCCTTGTATTTTGATGAAGATGGAGATCTGGCTCATGAATTTTACGAGGAGACTGTGGTGACCAAGAACGGCAGAAAGAAAGCTAAACTGAAGAGGATTCAGAAGAATCTTATACCTCAG GGAATCATTAAGTTGGATCACCCGCGAATCCGCGTCGACTTCCCTGTCATCCTGTGTGAAATATAA